A stretch of Patagioenas fasciata isolate bPatFas1 chromosome 4, bPatFas1.hap1, whole genome shotgun sequence DNA encodes these proteins:
- the JAKMIP1 gene encoding janus kinase and microtubule-interacting protein 1 isoform X2, translated as MYICIFFPSPIKNGDLIQDDVQNLKWEAVLDSPKSRVTQTPVVLLRAKELETPGSSCDELKQMQELPEELLPVLEHNSSAFAKVVGLAETEQVTLGTKRAGALEDSFTFFRCTPSYCAARLFPPCSEKLTNGETSKETKDEENFSLLKEQGLSLPAKMFPVSVVEALMRKKLQLTLLEPESYHVSAVTTMKKVRSLYFCEANTSLCSDGLCFVAERGFSDKTSAHFCGKMPYILTEIFTVSLEKYHMEKPWENKQILPKSLSGNKSLDEVINDGKYHKKVFRQKAEGEEIQNEKAQPQQMTHVPEESSKVLNRTELIKPGKPGMEDKDSPSSPQDVQNSSVHFKDFKKHFEGNAELMDKQGNLSEVCISDTNKVYNREDIIKMENREQSQKPTHQTNPSSIIGLKEKKDQTLKLCEPNENNSSCQKIAAENMQYARSQNFLWSQEEKYPLNILSPVQERAVCLSKLFLSGSNFYECSCHLSPLEAGNDRNVKICALEKMVALCSQRIFLLMQENKNYSTKVCVLQQENERYAQMVHALEEEMDAYFQYILAVEEANIVSFQNLLNEKEVTGECYNNLSEENTVIPGTCFVETFSKNFLCLEEKGRNSEKESLTIASNTLSRSVLSLDGRKTRYFQLLSDLKEERSKCFKEIAQLLQDKENYVAKYNELLQERDGNLQRIYLLEDEKENLLGCLAEVKREQDKYRTLVSELQECKTSSFQTISDLQEEKCVMKREIDRVRKETSEQLGEFQKANANFLLENSKLKKLVSSLGFTYEELRKYKSLGMKEKIVKLKEGSQQHGLKPMKVETACGITQTEGVLLTDPSNYYAGKEGSTFESYSVMKKQVEKAKEELQIQQKELEKSKKEAQKWYIELGFAETRYEEIKTHLTQALSELDRLKKEAGDKMLVKQHCKLMPVYTVKDGQEIEENKIAHKRLRQQVLTLKAQLRDQTALQNQFHDLQNEVELLQAQLCEKEKQIQKRKSEEKLALAPLKAKLACLTQKCQERNSFIARMLSELHRRGIITSAFDEEVKNFVNDVSLAEYTVAFTSMRDQEMLPSSTDLSQANGQPQDHETCIKIPSVVSSNSNLKADCNLPMIHKEAPWSVLSRMKDALMPLDHGAFWATKGRDQLSKCDDVFWGQIGNQHAGAIPQAMKQKNAIMNKAWLSREKTDGSTSATTAKSYLSDVLSASNKGRNPVGRNQLHGKELNPQK; from the exons atgtatatttgtattttttttccttccccaattAAGAATGGAGATCTAATTCAAGATGACGTTCAAAATCTGAAATGGGAAGCAGTCTTGGATTCACCCAAAAGCAGAGTTACTCAAACTCCAGTTGTGCTACTACGTGCTAAAGAACTTG AAACACCAGGATCTAGCTGTGATGAGCTAAAGCAGATGCAGGAGCTACCAGAAGAACTTCTACCAGTTTTGGAACACAATTCCAGTGCCTTTGCAAAAGTTGTTGGTCTAGCTGAGACTGAGCAG GTCACCCTTGGAACAAAGAGGGCAGGTGCTCTAGAAGACAGTTTCACTTTCTTCAGATGTACCCCAAGTTATTGTGCAGCAAGACTATTTCCCCCTTGTTCTGAGAAGTTAACTAATGGTGAGACAAGTAAGGAAACCAAAGATGAAGAAAACTTTTCTCTCTTGAAAGAACAAGGTCTAAGTCTGCCAGCAAAGATGTTCCCTGTTTCTGTGGTTGAAGCTTTGATGAGGAAGAAGCTCCAACTTACTTTGTTAGAACCTGAAAGTTACCATGTATCAGCTGTCACCACTATGAAGAAAGTGAGGAGTTTGTATTTCTGTGAGGCAAATACCAGTCTGTGCTCTGATGGCCTCTGCTTTGTTGCAGAAAGAGGGTTTTCTGACAAAACCTCTGCACATTTTTGTGGAAAGATGCCTTACATTCTGACTGAAATTTTCACAGTGTCTCTAGAAAAATACCACATGGAAAAACCTTGGGAAAACAAGCAAATCCTGCCAAAAAGCTTAAGTGGAAATAAATCTTTGGATGAAGTTATTAATGATGGAAAGTATCACAAAAAAGTCTTTAGACAGAAAGCTGAAGGAGAGGAAATACAGAATGAGAAAGCCCAACCGCAACAGATGACCCATGTTCCTGAAGAGAGTTCTAAAGTTTTAAATAGAACTGAATTGATCAAGCCTGGGAAGCCAGGAATGGAAGACAAAGACAGCCCAAGTAGTCCACAGGATGTCCAAAATTCATCTGTTCATTTTAAAGACTTTAAGAAGCATTTTGAAGGGAACGCTGAACTAATGGATAAACAAGGAAACCTCTCAGAAGTCTGCATTTCTGATACAAATAAGGTATATAATAGAGAAGACATAATAAAAATGGAGAACAGAGAACAATCTCAGAAACCAACTCACCAAACAAACCCTTCCAGTATTATtggcttgaaagaaaagaaagatcagACCCTGAAACTATGTGAGCCAAATGAGAACAATTCCTCATGTCAAAAAATAGCTGCTGAAAACATGCAATATGCACGCTCTCAGAATTTTCTTTGGTCACAGGAAGAGAAGTATCCACTCAATATATTGTCTCCTGTGCAGGAGAGGGCTGTGTGTTTAAGCAAACTGTTCCTGTCAGGGAGCAATTTTTATGAGTGTTCGTGTCATCTGTCACCACTGGAAGCTGGCAATGACCGCAATGTGAAAATATGTGCGCTGGAAAAAATGGTGGCTCTCTGTTCTCAGAGGATATTTCTACTGATGCAAGAGAACAAAAATTACTCAACAAAAGTCTGTGTATTACAACAGGAGAATGAGAGATATGCTCAGATGGTGCATGCACTGGAAGAGGAGATGGATGCATATTTTCAATACATTTTAGCAGTAGAGGAAGCTAACATTGTTTCGTTCCAAAACTTACTTAATGAGAAAGAAGTTACTGGTGAATGTTATAATAACTTATCAGAAGAAAACACCGTGATCCCAGGAACATGTTTTGTTGAAACCTTCTCCAAGAACTTCTTATGCCTTGAAGAGAAAGGTAGGAATTCTGAAAAAGAGTCACTGACAATTGCATCAAATACACTTTCCAGGAGTGTTTTATCCCTAGATGGAAGGAAAACGAGATATTTCCAGCTACTTTCTGacctgaaagaagaaagaagcaaaTGCTTCAAAGAAATAGCTCAATTATTACAAGACAAAGAGAACTACGTggctaaatataatgaattattACAAGAGAGAGATGGAAATTTACAAAGGATATATCTTttagaagatgaaaaagaaaatttgttGGGCTGTTTGGCAGAGGTAAAGCGTGAACAAGACAAATACAGGACTTTGGTTTCAGAACTTCAAGAGTGCAAAACCAGTAGTTTTCAAACTATTTCTGATTTACAGGAGGAAAAATGTGTAATGAAAAGAGAAATAGACAGAGTCAGGAAAGAAACTTCAGAACAGCTTGGTGAATTTCAGAAAGCAAATGCAAACTTCCTTTTAGAAAATAGCAAATTGAAAAAATTAGTATCTTCCTTGGGTTTCACCTACGAAGAGCTGAGAAAATATAAAAGTTTGGGGATGAAAGAAAAGATAGTAAAACTAAAAGAAGGAAGTCAGCAACATGGTCTTAAGCCAATGAAAGTTGAAACAGCATGTGGTATAACTCAGACTGAAGGAGTGCTACTTACAGACCCCTCAAACTATTATGCTGGAAAAGAG GGCAGCACATTTGAAAGCTACAGTGTGATGAAAAAGCAAGTTGAGAAGGCAAAAGAAGAACTGCAAATACAGCAAAAGgaattagaaaaatcaaaaaaAGAG GCTCAGAAATGGTACATAGAACTTGGTTTTGCTGAAACAagatatgaagaaatcaaaactcaTTTGACACAAGCTCTCTCAGAATTAGACCGTCTTAAAAAAGAAGCTGGGGACAAAATGCTTGTAAAGCAGCACTGCAAGTTAATG CCTGTGTACACTGTGAAAGATGGCCAGGAAATAGAGGAGAACAAAATTGCCCATAAGCGATTACGGCAGCAAGTACTGACCTTGAAAGCCCAGCTCAGAGACCAGACTGCATTACAAAATCAGTTTCATGACTTGCAGAATGAAGTGGAACTCCTTCAGGCTCAGCTATGTGAAAAG GAAAAACAGATTCAGAAGAGAAAGTCTGAAGAGAAGTTGGCACTAGCTCCTCTGAAG GCTAAGCTGGCTTGCCTCACCCAAAAGTGCCAGGAAAGGAACAGCTTCATTGCCAGGATGCTTAGTGAATTGCACAGGCGAGGAATTATTACCTCTGCATTTGATGAAGAGGTGAAAAACTTCGTGAATGACGTGAGCCTGGCAGAGTACACAGTTGCTTTTACATCAATGCGTGATCAAGAG ATGCTGCCTTCTTCCACAGATCTCTCACAGGCCAATGGACAGCCACAGGATCATGAGACATGTATCAAG ATACCTTCAGTTGTCTCCTCCAACTCAAATCTGAAGGCTGACTGCAACCTGCCCATGATCCACAAGGAAGCCCCTTGGTCTGTGCTGTCAAGGATGAAGGATGCACTGATGCCTCTGGACCATGGTGCTTTCTGGGCCACGAAGGGGAGGGATCAGTTGTCCAAATGTGACGATGTATTTTGGGGTCAAATAGGAAATCAGCATGCAGGTGCCATTCCCCAggcaatgaaacagaaaaatgccATTATGAATAAGGCATGGCTCTCTAGAGAAAAAACAGATGGCTCAACCTCAGCTACcacagcaaaaagctatttgtcAGACGTGTTGTCAGCAAGTAATAAAGGTCGAAATCCTGTGGGGAGAAATCAGCTGCACGGGAAAGAATTAAatccacagaaataa
- the JAKMIP1 gene encoding janus kinase and microtubule-interacting protein 1 isoform X4, protein MQELPEELLPVLEHNSSAFAKVVGLAETEQVTLGTKRAGALEDSFTFFRCTPSYCAARLFPPCSEKLTNGETSKETKDEENFSLLKEQGLSLPAKMFPVSVVEALMRKKLQLTLLEPESYHVSAVTTMKKVRSLYFCEANTSLCSDGLCFVAERGFSDKTSAHFCGKMPYILTEIFTVSLEKYHMEKPWENKQILPKSLSGNKSLDEVINDGKYHKKVFRQKAEGEEIQNEKAQPQQMTHVPEESSKVLNRTELIKPGKPGMEDKDSPSSPQDVQNSSVHFKDFKKHFEGNAELMDKQGNLSEVCISDTNKVYNREDIIKMENREQSQKPTHQTNPSSIIGLKEKKDQTLKLCEPNENNSSCQKIAAENMQYARSQNFLWSQEEKYPLNILSPVQERAVCLSKLFLSGSNFYECSCHLSPLEAGNDRNVKICALEKMVALCSQRIFLLMQENKNYSTKVCVLQQENERYAQMVHALEEEMDAYFQYILAVEEANIVSFQNLLNEKEVTGECYNNLSEENTVIPGTCFVETFSKNFLCLEEKGRNSEKESLTIASNTLSRSVLSLDGRKTRYFQLLSDLKEERSKCFKEIAQLLQDKENYVAKYNELLQERDGNLQRIYLLEDEKENLLGCLAEVKREQDKYRTLVSELQECKTSSFQTISDLQEEKCVMKREIDRVRKETSEQLGEFQKANANFLLENSKLKKLVSSLGFTYEELRKYKSLGMKEKIVKLKEGSQQHGLKPMKVETACGITQTEGVLLTDPSNYYAGKEGSTFESYSVMKKQVEKAKEELQIQQKELEKSKKEAQKWYIELGFAETRYEEIKTHLTQALSELDRLKKEAGDKMLVKQHCKLMPVYTVKDGQEIEENKIAHKRLRQQVLTLKAQLRDQTALQNQFHDLQNEVELLQAQLCEKEKQIQKRKSEEKLALAPLKAKLACLTQKCQERNSFIARMLSELHRRGIITSAFDEEVKNFVNDVSLAEYTVAFTSMRDQEMLPSSTDLSQANGQPQDHETCIKIPSVVSSNSNLKADCNLPMIHKEAPWSVLSRMKDALMPLDHGAFWATKGRDQLSKCDDVFWGQIGNQHAGAIPQAMKQKNAIMNKAWLSREKTDGSTSATTAKSYLSDVLSASNKGRNPVGRNQLHGKELNPQK, encoded by the exons ATGCAGGAGCTACCAGAAGAACTTCTACCAGTTTTGGAACACAATTCCAGTGCCTTTGCAAAAGTTGTTGGTCTAGCTGAGACTGAGCAG GTCACCCTTGGAACAAAGAGGGCAGGTGCTCTAGAAGACAGTTTCACTTTCTTCAGATGTACCCCAAGTTATTGTGCAGCAAGACTATTTCCCCCTTGTTCTGAGAAGTTAACTAATGGTGAGACAAGTAAGGAAACCAAAGATGAAGAAAACTTTTCTCTCTTGAAAGAACAAGGTCTAAGTCTGCCAGCAAAGATGTTCCCTGTTTCTGTGGTTGAAGCTTTGATGAGGAAGAAGCTCCAACTTACTTTGTTAGAACCTGAAAGTTACCATGTATCAGCTGTCACCACTATGAAGAAAGTGAGGAGTTTGTATTTCTGTGAGGCAAATACCAGTCTGTGCTCTGATGGCCTCTGCTTTGTTGCAGAAAGAGGGTTTTCTGACAAAACCTCTGCACATTTTTGTGGAAAGATGCCTTACATTCTGACTGAAATTTTCACAGTGTCTCTAGAAAAATACCACATGGAAAAACCTTGGGAAAACAAGCAAATCCTGCCAAAAAGCTTAAGTGGAAATAAATCTTTGGATGAAGTTATTAATGATGGAAAGTATCACAAAAAAGTCTTTAGACAGAAAGCTGAAGGAGAGGAAATACAGAATGAGAAAGCCCAACCGCAACAGATGACCCATGTTCCTGAAGAGAGTTCTAAAGTTTTAAATAGAACTGAATTGATCAAGCCTGGGAAGCCAGGAATGGAAGACAAAGACAGCCCAAGTAGTCCACAGGATGTCCAAAATTCATCTGTTCATTTTAAAGACTTTAAGAAGCATTTTGAAGGGAACGCTGAACTAATGGATAAACAAGGAAACCTCTCAGAAGTCTGCATTTCTGATACAAATAAGGTATATAATAGAGAAGACATAATAAAAATGGAGAACAGAGAACAATCTCAGAAACCAACTCACCAAACAAACCCTTCCAGTATTATtggcttgaaagaaaagaaagatcagACCCTGAAACTATGTGAGCCAAATGAGAACAATTCCTCATGTCAAAAAATAGCTGCTGAAAACATGCAATATGCACGCTCTCAGAATTTTCTTTGGTCACAGGAAGAGAAGTATCCACTCAATATATTGTCTCCTGTGCAGGAGAGGGCTGTGTGTTTAAGCAAACTGTTCCTGTCAGGGAGCAATTTTTATGAGTGTTCGTGTCATCTGTCACCACTGGAAGCTGGCAATGACCGCAATGTGAAAATATGTGCGCTGGAAAAAATGGTGGCTCTCTGTTCTCAGAGGATATTTCTACTGATGCAAGAGAACAAAAATTACTCAACAAAAGTCTGTGTATTACAACAGGAGAATGAGAGATATGCTCAGATGGTGCATGCACTGGAAGAGGAGATGGATGCATATTTTCAATACATTTTAGCAGTAGAGGAAGCTAACATTGTTTCGTTCCAAAACTTACTTAATGAGAAAGAAGTTACTGGTGAATGTTATAATAACTTATCAGAAGAAAACACCGTGATCCCAGGAACATGTTTTGTTGAAACCTTCTCCAAGAACTTCTTATGCCTTGAAGAGAAAGGTAGGAATTCTGAAAAAGAGTCACTGACAATTGCATCAAATACACTTTCCAGGAGTGTTTTATCCCTAGATGGAAGGAAAACGAGATATTTCCAGCTACTTTCTGacctgaaagaagaaagaagcaaaTGCTTCAAAGAAATAGCTCAATTATTACAAGACAAAGAGAACTACGTggctaaatataatgaattattACAAGAGAGAGATGGAAATTTACAAAGGATATATCTTttagaagatgaaaaagaaaatttgttGGGCTGTTTGGCAGAGGTAAAGCGTGAACAAGACAAATACAGGACTTTGGTTTCAGAACTTCAAGAGTGCAAAACCAGTAGTTTTCAAACTATTTCTGATTTACAGGAGGAAAAATGTGTAATGAAAAGAGAAATAGACAGAGTCAGGAAAGAAACTTCAGAACAGCTTGGTGAATTTCAGAAAGCAAATGCAAACTTCCTTTTAGAAAATAGCAAATTGAAAAAATTAGTATCTTCCTTGGGTTTCACCTACGAAGAGCTGAGAAAATATAAAAGTTTGGGGATGAAAGAAAAGATAGTAAAACTAAAAGAAGGAAGTCAGCAACATGGTCTTAAGCCAATGAAAGTTGAAACAGCATGTGGTATAACTCAGACTGAAGGAGTGCTACTTACAGACCCCTCAAACTATTATGCTGGAAAAGAG GGCAGCACATTTGAAAGCTACAGTGTGATGAAAAAGCAAGTTGAGAAGGCAAAAGAAGAACTGCAAATACAGCAAAAGgaattagaaaaatcaaaaaaAGAG GCTCAGAAATGGTACATAGAACTTGGTTTTGCTGAAACAagatatgaagaaatcaaaactcaTTTGACACAAGCTCTCTCAGAATTAGACCGTCTTAAAAAAGAAGCTGGGGACAAAATGCTTGTAAAGCAGCACTGCAAGTTAATG CCTGTGTACACTGTGAAAGATGGCCAGGAAATAGAGGAGAACAAAATTGCCCATAAGCGATTACGGCAGCAAGTACTGACCTTGAAAGCCCAGCTCAGAGACCAGACTGCATTACAAAATCAGTTTCATGACTTGCAGAATGAAGTGGAACTCCTTCAGGCTCAGCTATGTGAAAAG GAAAAACAGATTCAGAAGAGAAAGTCTGAAGAGAAGTTGGCACTAGCTCCTCTGAAG GCTAAGCTGGCTTGCCTCACCCAAAAGTGCCAGGAAAGGAACAGCTTCATTGCCAGGATGCTTAGTGAATTGCACAGGCGAGGAATTATTACCTCTGCATTTGATGAAGAGGTGAAAAACTTCGTGAATGACGTGAGCCTGGCAGAGTACACAGTTGCTTTTACATCAATGCGTGATCAAGAG ATGCTGCCTTCTTCCACAGATCTCTCACAGGCCAATGGACAGCCACAGGATCATGAGACATGTATCAAG ATACCTTCAGTTGTCTCCTCCAACTCAAATCTGAAGGCTGACTGCAACCTGCCCATGATCCACAAGGAAGCCCCTTGGTCTGTGCTGTCAAGGATGAAGGATGCACTGATGCCTCTGGACCATGGTGCTTTCTGGGCCACGAAGGGGAGGGATCAGTTGTCCAAATGTGACGATGTATTTTGGGGTCAAATAGGAAATCAGCATGCAGGTGCCATTCCCCAggcaatgaaacagaaaaatgccATTATGAATAAGGCATGGCTCTCTAGAGAAAAAACAGATGGCTCAACCTCAGCTACcacagcaaaaagctatttgtcAGACGTGTTGTCAGCAAGTAATAAAGGTCGAAATCCTGTGGGGAGAAATCAGCTGCACGGGAAAGAATTAAatccacagaaataa